The following are from one region of the Segatella oris genome:
- a CDS encoding C1 family peptidase, translating into MPAKLIIFFVTLQHMKKIVGYIICSVLLFSACSQPKKTQKRNPFVTEICLKTTPMKDQGRSSLCWLYAMLATIETNHLMQGDSVNLSTDYVARQLLMESARRYYLSRGTTPINMRGMGTRLLTLIQTYGAVPFDAYHAYHPVNYNVVARKLQLASRSTTNFNHLDSRANSILDEAVGYLPGPKVYMLGAEYTPLEFAHSVCQEDEYQAITSFTHHPFGSHFVLEVPDNVNNDRVLNMSLDAMMQFIVTRLRSGRAVFWEGDVSSPGFDEASGIAKIALRNVTQQQRQRAFEHRQTTDDHALALIGIAHDCQGQRYFIAKNSWGTANRFHGFLYLSEDYLRMNTVLIVG; encoded by the coding sequence ATGCCTGCAAAATTAATCATTTTCTTCGTAACTTTGCAGCATATGAAGAAAATAGTTGGTTATATAATATGTAGCGTGCTGCTGTTCTCGGCCTGTTCGCAACCGAAGAAAACGCAAAAGCGAAATCCATTCGTCACGGAGATATGCCTCAAGACAACGCCCATGAAAGACCAGGGACGCAGCAGCCTGTGCTGGCTGTATGCCATGTTAGCCACCATTGAGACCAATCATCTCATGCAGGGCGACTCGGTCAACCTCAGCACCGATTATGTTGCACGCCAGCTTCTCATGGAAAGTGCACGCCGTTATTACCTCTCACGCGGCACAACTCCAATCAATATGCGTGGCATGGGCACGCGACTTCTCACGCTGATCCAAACCTACGGAGCGGTTCCTTTCGATGCCTATCACGCCTATCATCCTGTGAACTACAACGTCGTTGCACGCAAACTGCAACTCGCTTCGCGCTCAACCACCAATTTTAACCACCTTGACAGCCGCGCGAACAGCATTCTTGACGAGGCCGTCGGCTATCTGCCGGGACCGAAAGTCTACATGCTCGGCGCCGAATATACGCCTTTGGAATTTGCCCACAGCGTATGCCAAGAGGATGAATATCAAGCTATCACGAGTTTCACTCATCATCCTTTCGGCAGTCATTTCGTGCTCGAAGTGCCCGACAATGTGAACAACGACCGCGTACTTAACATGTCCTTAGACGCGATGATGCAGTTCATCGTCACCCGACTGCGCAGTGGAAGGGCCGTGTTTTGGGAGGGTGACGTCTCTTCTCCGGGCTTCGATGAGGCCTCGGGAATAGCAAAAATAGCATTGAGAAACGTCACGCAACAGCAGCGCCAGCGGGCTTTCGAGCATCGACAGACTACCGATGACCACGCACTTGCACTCATCGGAATTGCTCACGACTGCCAAGGTCAGCGCTATTTCATTGCGAAAAACTCCTGGGGTACAGCCAACCGCTTCCATGGTTTCCTTTATCTCAGCGAGGATTATCTTCGAATGAACACGGTACTGATTGTAGGATGA
- a CDS encoding DNA adenine methylase, with protein sequence MVVKNNQQKLKVTKPFVKWAGGKGSLVKHLSAHLPDNFRDKRNVTYVEPFVGGGAMLFYMLTHFTNIRRVVINDVNEDLIFCYKLIKNTPQTLIEQLKRIANEYLQLSNMDEKSRYYYKVRDKYNSKETIDEEKAAYFMFLNKTCFNGLYRVNTCGKFNVPFGKYKNPTICDDKLILADHELLKKVDIYAGDYSEIMRFLGKGYNYIYIDPPYRPLSGTAYFKEYSHNVFDDKEQEKLKIFCDIMTARGCKIMQSNSNSMDDDGESYFAKLYQGYHITQIEAHRYINAHVGKRNKETELLIMNYNNK encoded by the coding sequence ATGGTAGTAAAAAATAATCAGCAAAAATTAAAAGTTACAAAACCTTTCGTAAAATGGGCTGGAGGAAAAGGCTCACTTGTTAAACACCTTTCAGCTCATTTACCTGATAATTTCCGTGACAAGAGGAATGTTACGTATGTTGAGCCTTTTGTTGGTGGTGGTGCAATGTTATTTTATATGCTTACACATTTTACAAATATCCGTAGAGTTGTTATTAACGATGTAAATGAAGATTTGATTTTTTGCTACAAGCTCATTAAAAATACTCCTCAAACACTTATTGAACAACTGAAGCGAATTGCTAATGAATACTTACAGTTATCAAATATGGACGAAAAATCACGTTATTATTATAAGGTGCGTGACAAATACAATAGCAAGGAAACAATAGATGAAGAAAAAGCGGCATATTTTATGTTCTTAAACAAGACCTGTTTTAATGGCTTGTATAGAGTTAATACCTGCGGTAAATTCAATGTTCCATTTGGAAAATACAAGAATCCGACAATATGTGATGACAAACTTATATTGGCTGACCATGAATTACTTAAAAAAGTGGATATCTATGCAGGGGATTATAGTGAGATTATGAGGTTTTTAGGAAAAGGTTATAACTATATTTACATAGACCCACCATATCGTCCGCTATCAGGGACAGCATACTTTAAAGAATACTCTCATAACGTATTTGATGACAAAGAGCAAGAAAAACTAAAAATTTTCTGCGATATAATGACGGCTCGTGGATGTAAAATCATGCAGAGCAACTCAAACTCTATGGATGATGATGGTGAATCTTATTTTGCGAAACTCTATCAAGGATATCACATAACTCAGATAGAAGCTCATAGATACATAAATGCCCATGTAGGCAAGAGGAATAAAGAAACAGAATTACTCATCATGAACTATAACAATAAATAA
- a CDS encoding DGQHR domain-containing protein, translating to MAFLTPSQIQSIKEHMTEDLSVLTKKFKAKKTPYETRSISLNELDDYLHEGWEEVSTSKHKAKIQKLKPTGMRFEDDIWCMFYNLGFRILNYDENLSIQWNNNSEDKHQLDVVAVGEEAIFVVECKATENIRQASFKKEIGEMCLYKEGVMHTLKEIYGRGKKVKFIFATRNYTFSDGCDDEKRLNENKIFQFTDNTYDYVNSLIKSYKSTVIYQFYGLMFQHERINNDKFRIPALRGSMGGHEYYMLSIEPAKLLKIGFVLHRTKVNTQISMPTYQRLLVPSRLKGIGEFIDKGGYFPNTVIVNFDNSNKKNRVQFEVARGTDDTKTKLGYLTIPNAYCIAYIIDGQHRVYGYANSKYKDTNTIPVVAFNGLPSDEQLKIFMDINEHQKAVSPGLRLDLNEDLNWNSPRLDSRLKALRSSIIKQLAAGNNSVLARKISIGEDTAKLTFKPFDTALLQSSLLPRTTSKEFTKHTDVCLYNTKCVEHNKAMNDSQKRISNLIKDCYAYVYYKMNDGHADEYEKFIECNRGTYAFVSLISSFNEHLIHQNALSQESSTKEQIEKMSPYLDALIDYICEMPAEDKSQILLIKGAGADTLWLRKYQNAIRQHIPSYNPEGLDAWLETQDKGLQEDGKSCGKLIEKKVKSIVLHKLEDLYGSTWENQIKSIKGRCLMRMDDSEDEVQNWTDYLNLQDFKEIIDNKWHTQKENDENFITFEKEFSIQVTEAFRTKSDRIKWLNDLISFSKSWTTTKGRALTLAEVNEIRTILQSLTPTDSI from the coding sequence ATGGCATTCTTAACACCATCTCAAATCCAGAGCATAAAAGAACATATGACGGAAGACCTATCTGTTCTTACAAAGAAATTCAAAGCCAAGAAAACTCCTTATGAAACAAGGAGTATCTCTTTGAATGAATTAGATGACTACCTTCATGAAGGATGGGAAGAGGTATCTACTTCTAAACATAAAGCTAAGATTCAAAAACTTAAACCAACAGGTATGCGTTTTGAAGATGATATCTGGTGCATGTTCTATAATCTCGGATTCAGAATATTGAATTATGATGAAAATTTGAGTATTCAATGGAACAATAATTCAGAAGATAAGCACCAACTTGATGTCGTAGCAGTTGGTGAAGAAGCTATTTTTGTTGTAGAATGCAAGGCTACTGAAAATATTCGACAAGCTTCTTTCAAGAAAGAGATAGGAGAAATGTGTCTTTACAAAGAAGGAGTTATGCATACTTTAAAGGAAATTTATGGCCGAGGGAAAAAGGTGAAGTTTATCTTCGCCACAAGGAATTATACTTTTTCTGATGGTTGTGACGATGAAAAGCGCTTAAATGAAAATAAGATCTTTCAGTTTACGGATAATACATATGACTATGTTAACAGTTTAATAAAGTCATACAAATCGACTGTGATATATCAGTTCTATGGTCTAATGTTCCAGCATGAAAGAATAAACAACGACAAGTTTCGTATCCCTGCACTTCGTGGTAGTATGGGAGGTCACGAATACTATATGCTGTCCATAGAACCTGCTAAATTGCTCAAAATAGGATTCGTACTACATAGAACAAAAGTAAATACTCAGATCTCAATGCCCACTTATCAGCGACTACTCGTTCCTTCAAGACTTAAAGGAATTGGTGAGTTTATTGATAAGGGTGGTTATTTTCCCAACACTGTTATCGTTAATTTTGACAATTCAAACAAGAAGAACAGAGTACAGTTTGAAGTTGCAAGAGGTACTGATGATACGAAAACGAAATTGGGATACCTAACTATTCCAAATGCGTATTGCATTGCGTATATCATAGACGGCCAACATCGTGTTTATGGTTATGCCAACTCAAAATATAAGGATACCAATACCATACCTGTTGTAGCATTTAACGGTTTACCTTCTGATGAGCAGTTAAAGATATTTATGGATATCAATGAACATCAGAAAGCTGTAAGTCCTGGCTTGCGTCTTGATTTAAATGAGGATCTCAACTGGAACTCACCTCGTCTTGATTCCAGGCTTAAAGCCTTACGTTCATCTATTATCAAACAATTAGCTGCAGGAAATAATAGTGTTCTGGCAAGAAAAATTTCTATTGGTGAGGATACTGCAAAGCTCACTTTCAAGCCTTTTGATACTGCGTTATTGCAGTCTTCCTTACTTCCTAGAACGACCTCAAAAGAGTTTACCAAACATACCGATGTCTGTCTTTATAATACGAAATGTGTAGAGCATAATAAGGCTATGAACGATTCGCAGAAACGTATATCAAACCTTATTAAGGACTGTTATGCCTATGTTTACTACAAAATGAATGATGGGCATGCTGACGAATATGAGAAATTTATAGAATGTAATCGTGGTACATATGCGTTCGTATCCCTTATCTCCTCATTCAATGAACACCTCATTCATCAGAACGCTCTTTCCCAAGAATCCAGCACAAAGGAACAGATCGAGAAAATGTCTCCTTATCTTGATGCTTTGATTGACTACATCTGCGAGATGCCAGCAGAAGACAAAAGTCAGATTCTACTCATAAAGGGAGCAGGAGCAGACACTTTGTGGCTCAGAAAATATCAGAACGCGATTCGTCAACATATACCTTCGTACAATCCGGAAGGTTTGGATGCATGGCTTGAAACCCAGGATAAAGGGCTTCAAGAAGATGGTAAGTCGTGTGGTAAACTTATAGAAAAGAAAGTAAAGTCTATAGTGCTTCACAAATTGGAAGATTTGTATGGAAGTACATGGGAAAATCAAATCAAGTCCATAAAGGGAAGATGTCTCATGCGAATGGATGATAGCGAAGACGAAGTTCAGAATTGGACAGATTATTTGAACTTGCAAGATTTCAAAGAAATCATCGATAATAAATGGCATACTCAAAAAGAAAACGACGAGAATTTTATTACATTTGAAAAGGAGTTTTCTATTCAAGTAACAGAAGCATTTAGAACAAAGTCAGATAGAATTAAATGGCTAAACGACCTTATATCGTTTAGTAAGTCTTGGACAACAACTAAAGGTCGCGCTCTGACTTTAGCTGAAGTTAATGAAATAAGGACAATCCTGCAATCGCTTACTCCAACAGATAGTATATAA
- a CDS encoding galactose-1-epimerase, protein MKHLAKTILTATLFVPQFLQFSLAQTVTNRQPVIDMSAPDPTVIRAEDGTFYLYATEDMRNVPIFHSANLVDWKLVGTAFTDNSRPKWLPKGGIWAPDIQRVGGKYHLYYAKSVWGGEWDAGIGVAVSNNPAGPFVDRGCMFTSKQIGIQNCIDPFYIEDGGKKYLFFGSFHGIYGVELTADGLHVKQGAKPREVAGTFMEATYIRRRGGYYYLFGSTGTCCEGARSTYRITIGRSKSLFGPYVDKTGLRLLDNHYNILLDKDDSVLGPGHNAGLITDDAGNDYMLYHGFKASDPDAGRVVWLSRIVWADGWPSMMMEKDSQKNETVPVIKSDNRGVATRSGLYPNDFEANIEGKRTHLYTLSNSKGMEVCLTNFGARIVSIMVPDRRGTLRDVVLGYDNIAQYADYQHFGSDFGAAIGRYANRINQGRIIVDGKTVQLPRNNYGHCLHGGFTGWQYQVYDGKQLNDSTVEMSLVSPDGDNGFPGTVRATVRYTLTADNAIDIRYEATTDKKTVINMTNHSYFNLNGNPSQHCENQLLYINADRYTPADTTYMPTGQMLKVAGTPMDFRKPTPLSKDINNQRFAMTRNAHGFDHNWCLNTWHNGQPDESTVAASLYSPKTGIMLQVFTNEPGMQVYTGNFLDASFAGKHGYRYPKHSAVCMETQHYPDSPNHPEWPNVWLETGKKYSSHCVYKFSVQ, encoded by the coding sequence ATGAAACATTTAGCAAAAACAATCCTTACAGCGACTTTATTCGTACCGCAATTCCTCCAGTTTTCATTGGCACAAACTGTAACTAACAGACAGCCGGTGATAGACATGAGTGCCCCCGATCCTACGGTGATACGTGCAGAAGATGGGACATTCTATCTCTATGCTACAGAGGATATGCGTAATGTCCCCATTTTCCACTCGGCGAACCTTGTTGACTGGAAGTTGGTGGGCACGGCCTTTACCGACAATTCGCGTCCCAAATGGCTGCCGAAAGGCGGTATCTGGGCACCCGACATTCAGCGCGTTGGCGGTAAATACCATCTATACTATGCCAAATCAGTCTGGGGCGGGGAATGGGATGCAGGTATTGGCGTTGCTGTGAGCAATAATCCTGCCGGTCCCTTTGTCGACCGCGGATGTATGTTTACAAGCAAGCAGATTGGCATTCAAAACTGCATTGACCCCTTTTATATTGAAGACGGAGGTAAGAAATACCTTTTCTTCGGTTCGTTTCATGGCATTTACGGTGTAGAATTGACTGCCGATGGCTTGCATGTAAAGCAGGGCGCTAAGCCACGTGAGGTTGCAGGAACGTTTATGGAGGCAACTTACATCAGGCGGCGAGGAGGGTATTATTATCTCTTCGGGTCGACAGGAACATGTTGTGAAGGGGCTCGCAGCACATACCGGATAACCATTGGCCGCTCTAAAAGTCTTTTTGGGCCATATGTAGACAAAACCGGCCTGCGTCTGCTTGACAACCATTACAACATATTGCTGGATAAAGACGATAGTGTATTGGGGCCGGGACATAATGCAGGACTGATTACCGATGACGCTGGCAACGACTACATGCTTTATCATGGTTTTAAGGCATCCGACCCTGATGCAGGTCGGGTGGTATGGCTTAGCCGTATAGTTTGGGCTGACGGTTGGCCTTCAATGATGATGGAAAAAGACTCTCAGAAGAATGAAACAGTTCCTGTGATAAAGTCTGATAACCGTGGTGTAGCTACGCGTTCAGGACTGTACCCCAATGATTTTGAGGCCAACATCGAGGGTAAACGCACTCATCTCTATACGCTATCTAACAGTAAGGGTATGGAGGTATGCCTGACAAACTTTGGAGCGCGCATCGTTTCAATCATGGTTCCCGACAGGCGTGGCACATTGCGCGATGTCGTTTTAGGCTATGATAATATTGCTCAATATGCCGATTATCAGCATTTCGGGTCGGATTTCGGTGCAGCCATCGGGCGTTATGCCAACCGAATTAACCAGGGACGCATCATTGTAGACGGCAAAACAGTGCAGCTGCCTCGCAACAATTATGGGCATTGTCTGCACGGAGGCTTTACGGGTTGGCAGTATCAGGTGTACGATGGCAAGCAACTTAACGACTCAACAGTAGAGATGAGCCTTGTTTCGCCCGATGGCGACAATGGTTTTCCCGGCACTGTGCGTGCCACTGTGCGTTATACACTCACGGCCGACAACGCCATTGACATTAGATACGAGGCTACAACAGACAAGAAAACGGTTATCAACATGACCAACCACTCGTATTTCAATCTCAATGGCAATCCCTCACAACACTGCGAAAACCAACTGCTTTATATCAATGCCGACCGCTATACGCCTGCCGACACAACCTATATGCCTACAGGTCAAATGCTGAAAGTTGCTGGTACGCCCATGGATTTCCGCAAGCCTACACCATTGAGCAAAGACATCAATAACCAACGTTTTGCCATGACGCGCAATGCACATGGTTTTGATCATAACTGGTGTTTGAACACTTGGCACAACGGACAACCTGATGAAAGCACGGTGGCAGCCTCGCTGTATAGCCCCAAAACGGGGATTATGTTACAGGTGTTTACCAACGAACCGGGCATGCAGGTTTACACAGGTAACTTTCTCGACGCATCCTTTGCAGGTAAGCATGGCTATCGTTACCCCAAACATTCGGCCGTGTGCATGGAAACACAGCATTATCCCGACAGTCCTAACCATCCCGAATGGCCTAACGTATGGCTCGAAACAGGGAAAAAATATAGCAGCCATTGTGTATACAAGTTCTCTGTGCAGTAA
- a CDS encoding two-component regulator propeller domain-containing protein, with the protein MQMKIVRLMIMTLLLSIGMTGRGNILFRHIGVESGLSQSTVLAILQDRTGLMWIGTKSGLNRYDGTLFKWYYSHPDGHSLGSSYINALFEDANGRIWVGTDCGVWIYNPFTDSFSRFDKRSADGESITNMVNVIKGHGDKIYITANEQGVFCYDLRHNRLSHFRLKGYPNVAGMSIDDDGTVWLGLFGGGLYTTNYAFRTLTPFRTQDGKTPFADNIVSAILSLGNGCYAIGTDKQGLSLIDAAHHSFQPVVASVGGKELFVRNLILSHHEIWAATEQGMLVYNIDTHATQHFTYNPMDPFSISDNPLYCLYKDREGGLWAGSYFGGLNYLPAIHPIFERFVPQGSENGLHGRRVREMVMDKQGKIWIGTEDSGLNCMDPDNETFSYIVDSNAFPNIHGLCVNDNELWVGTFASGLRIIDTHTHRLVKTFKADGRQGSLHDNTIFSIARSPQGVMCLGTIRGLCTYNASTQTFIYDRAVPPVLINDVSFDSHGNLWLATQTNGVFMRHNGRWENFKATQSGLTSNKALSIFEDSNGNIWVTTQGGGVCKFNFLTHRFKSLQQGILNSTSTFFRIEEDRDGVFWLSGYAGFVRYDPHNGDVRTYNNRTMLLDNQFNYNSSLIDKRGRIYFGSLSGIVRFSPSAFKKEQRVPRLVATDLYIGNEHVDNFTKDTPLEKNIVFTHKLSLAYNQNAFRLHVVPLSYSRQNWGSLEYKLEGFDKDWQPLGADFFMTYANLPAGSYQLIVRMKDQNGKTYPNVYKLDIDVRPFFLFSFWAKLFYVVLLSILIWLLMRYWNHRSETRRQLAMEAFETRKEQELYQSKIHFFTNVAHEIRTPLTLILGPLENILSTQKVKDNDVKDDLNIMYENTRRLTDLINQLLDFRKTEKDGLRLNFEYCNLTKIVTDVYNRFCSVMREKNINATLSLQSNLHGYVDHEGFTKIVSNLINNAVKYCLSYVSVTLKTDDTQLFFIVANDGNIIPMELRERIFEPFFRIDTAEHSTSGTGIGLALARSLAELHNGHLRMGNETDTNVFVLTLPLVQEVPVRLDANGKGDVTTVKAEPETIQEAQAKPYTLLLVEDNVQMLQYEKRCLEREYNIITATDGESALLQMEYNNVNLVVTDVMMEPMDGMELCRRIKYNVDLSHIPVIILTAVTSERGKMEGMESGADAYIVKPFSMDFLSQTVQNLLRQREEIKKMYATSPFVSASSASISPADAEFLERLKAAVMRNISNSDFNVDLLAAEMNMSRTSLNRKVRGTLDQSPNNYIRIERLKAAAEMLKVGDKKVNEVCYSVGFSSPSYFTKCFYEQFGILPKEFNKE; encoded by the coding sequence ATGCAGATGAAGATAGTAAGATTGATGATTATGACATTGCTTCTGTCTATCGGTATGACAGGCAGGGGCAACATTCTGTTCAGGCATATTGGCGTGGAGTCAGGATTGTCGCAAAGTACTGTGCTTGCCATCTTGCAAGATCGGACAGGCCTGATGTGGATAGGTACGAAATCAGGACTTAATCGTTATGATGGCACTTTATTTAAATGGTATTACAGTCATCCCGACGGACATAGCCTTGGCAGTAGTTATATTAATGCGCTTTTCGAGGATGCCAATGGCAGGATATGGGTGGGAACCGATTGTGGCGTATGGATTTATAATCCATTTACCGACTCTTTCTCCCGCTTCGATAAGCGCAGTGCCGATGGAGAGAGTATTACTAACATGGTGAACGTGATAAAGGGTCATGGCGATAAGATTTATATCACGGCTAACGAACAGGGTGTTTTCTGTTACGACCTGCGCCATAACCGTCTTTCACACTTTCGATTGAAAGGCTATCCCAACGTTGCAGGCATGTCCATTGACGATGATGGGACAGTGTGGCTCGGACTTTTCGGTGGTGGACTATACACCACCAATTACGCTTTTCGCACGCTCACACCCTTTCGCACACAAGATGGGAAGACTCCCTTTGCTGACAATATCGTGTCGGCTATACTTTCCTTGGGTAATGGATGTTATGCCATCGGCACCGATAAGCAGGGACTTTCGCTCATAGATGCTGCGCACCACAGTTTTCAACCTGTAGTTGCAAGTGTAGGGGGTAAGGAACTTTTCGTACGTAATCTTATTTTAAGCCATCATGAGATATGGGCGGCAACCGAGCAGGGAATGTTGGTCTATAATATAGACACTCATGCTACACAGCACTTCACTTATAATCCCATGGATCCATTTTCCATATCCGACAATCCGCTCTATTGTCTCTATAAAGACCGTGAGGGTGGTTTATGGGCAGGTTCTTATTTTGGTGGACTAAACTACCTACCTGCCATACATCCCATCTTTGAACGTTTCGTACCGCAAGGCAGTGAGAATGGATTACATGGGCGTCGTGTGCGCGAAATGGTTATGGACAAACAAGGGAAGATATGGATAGGGACAGAAGATAGTGGGCTGAACTGTATGGATCCTGATAATGAAACGTTTAGCTATATTGTGGATAGCAATGCATTCCCTAATATACATGGTCTTTGTGTAAATGATAATGAATTGTGGGTGGGCACATTTGCTTCGGGCTTGCGAATCATTGATACCCATACCCATCGACTTGTGAAAACATTCAAGGCTGACGGTCGTCAGGGATCGCTTCACGATAACACAATCTTCAGTATAGCGCGTTCACCGCAGGGCGTAATGTGCCTTGGTACCATACGTGGTCTGTGTACTTACAACGCCAGTACCCAGACCTTTATCTATGACAGGGCTGTTCCTCCTGTGCTCATCAATGATGTAAGTTTTGATTCGCATGGGAATCTGTGGTTAGCCACACAGACCAATGGCGTATTTATGCGGCATAATGGCCGATGGGAAAACTTTAAAGCAACCCAATCGGGACTTACATCAAACAAGGCCCTGAGTATATTTGAAGACAGTAATGGAAATATTTGGGTGACAACGCAGGGAGGAGGTGTGTGTAAGTTTAATTTTCTGACTCACCGTTTCAAATCCTTGCAGCAAGGAATTCTTAACAGTACGTCTACTTTCTTCCGCATAGAGGAAGATCGCGATGGAGTATTTTGGCTTTCGGGTTATGCCGGTTTCGTACGCTACGATCCTCATAATGGCGACGTGCGCACCTATAATAACCGTACGATGTTACTCGATAACCAGTTTAACTATAACTCTTCTCTCATTGATAAGCGTGGGCGTATTTATTTTGGAAGTCTTAGTGGTATTGTGCGTTTTTCACCCTCGGCTTTTAAAAAAGAACAGCGCGTACCCCGACTTGTTGCTACCGACCTATATATAGGGAACGAACACGTGGATAATTTCACGAAGGATACACCTTTGGAAAAGAACATCGTGTTTACCCATAAGTTATCATTGGCCTACAATCAAAATGCTTTTAGATTACATGTTGTACCCTTGAGCTATTCAAGACAGAATTGGGGTTCGTTAGAGTATAAGCTTGAAGGTTTCGACAAAGACTGGCAACCGTTGGGGGCAGACTTCTTCATGACTTATGCCAATTTGCCTGCCGGTTCTTATCAGCTAATAGTGCGTATGAAAGACCAGAATGGAAAGACCTACCCCAATGTGTACAAGTTAGACATTGATGTGCGTCCGTTTTTTCTGTTTTCCTTCTGGGCTAAACTGTTTTATGTAGTTTTGCTCAGTATTTTAATATGGTTGCTAATGCGTTATTGGAACCACCGCTCCGAAACACGTCGCCAGCTGGCTATGGAAGCTTTCGAAACGCGTAAAGAACAGGAACTATACCAGAGCAAGATACACTTCTTTACCAACGTGGCGCACGAGATACGGACACCGCTTACACTGATTTTAGGTCCCTTAGAGAATATTCTCAGCACGCAGAAAGTAAAAGACAATGATGTCAAAGACGACCTCAATATCATGTATGAAAATACGCGGAGGCTTACCGATCTGATAAATCAGCTATTAGATTTTCGCAAGACAGAGAAAGATGGCTTGCGTCTGAATTTCGAATATTGCAACCTTACGAAGATAGTTACCGATGTTTATAACAGATTTTGCTCGGTAATGCGTGAGAAGAATATCAATGCCACGCTCTCTCTGCAAAGTAACCTACATGGATATGTTGACCATGAAGGGTTTACCAAGATCGTAAGCAATCTGATTAATAATGCTGTGAAGTACTGTCTATCGTATGTCTCTGTGACATTGAAAACCGATGATACGCAACTATTCTTCATCGTGGCTAACGATGGCAATATTATCCCTATGGAACTGCGTGAAAGGATTTTCGAACCTTTCTTCCGTATTGATACTGCCGAGCACTCCACATCGGGCACAGGCATTGGCTTGGCCCTCGCTCGTTCACTGGCCGAGCTGCATAATGGTCACCTACGTATGGGAAATGAAACCGATACGAACGTGTTTGTGCTTACCTTACCCTTGGTACAAGAGGTCCCTGTAAGACTGGATGCTAATGGAAAGGGAGACGTAACAACAGTGAAAGCTGAACCTGAAACTATACAGGAAGCGCAGGCTAAACCATATACGCTGCTGCTGGTTGAAGATAATGTGCAGATGCTGCAGTATGAAAAGCGATGTTTAGAAAGAGAATACAATATTATTACGGCCACCGATGGAGAAAGTGCTTTACTGCAAATGGAGTATAACAATGTTAACCTTGTGGTTACTGACGTGATGATGGAACCCATGGACGGTATGGAACTATGTCGTCGTATCAAGTACAATGTCGACCTTTCACATATTCCTGTAATCATATTAACGGCCGTTACCTCTGAACGAGGTAAGATGGAGGGAATGGAAAGTGGTGCAGATGCGTATATTGTGAAGCCTTTCTCCATGGATTTCCTTTCACAAACTGTGCAAAACCTGTTACGGCAACGCGAGGAAATAAAGAAGATGTATGCTACTTCGCCATTTGTTTCGGCATCATCTGCCTCTATCAGTCCTGCCGACGCCGAGTTCTTGGAAAGATTAAAGGCGGCCGTTATGCGCAACATAAGTAACAGCGACTTTAATGTAGACCTCTTGGCGGCCGAGATGAATATGAGTCGCACGAGTCTTAACCGCAAGGTACGTGGCACATTAGACCAGTCGCCCAACAACTATATACGTATAGAAAGACTTAAAGCGGCTGCTGAAATGCTTAAAGTAGGCGACAAGAAGGTGAACGAAGTATGTTACAGTGTGGGCTTTTCCAGTCCGAGTTATTTCACCAAATGCTTCTATGAACAGTTTGGTATTTTGCCCAAAGAATTTAATAAAGAATAA